TGGAAGAACTTGCCGAGCAAATACAACCACAGGCGTTAGAGCGCTTAGCAAATCAATTACCTTCATCACCACAGTTGCAACGGCTTGGATTTATGTTTGAAGCTGGACAATTAGATGAACTTGCTATGGTCATAGAAACTATTTTGCGAAAACGAACTATTCGTGCTGTGGCATTGGTGCCCAAAATAACGAATCAGGATATGGATAAACCCATTAATAAACGATGGAAAGTAATTCAAAATGAAATGTTAGAGAGTGATTTATGATTCCCACACGATTTATAACACAATGGCAGGCCCATGCTCCGTGGGCTTTTGAACGTCAGATAGAACAAGATCTGATAATTTGTCGAGCCTTAGTTGAATTATTTAATGATCCGCTTATCGCTGAATCGATAGCATTTCGAGGCGGCACTGCTCTGTATAAATTATTTATAGATAAACCAGCGCGATACTCTGAGGATATTGATTTGGTTCAATTAAAATCAGAACCCGTCGGCCCTGTCTTAGATGCCATTCGCACCCATTTAGATCCTTGGTTAGGAAAGCCAAACAGTAAACGCTCTCAAGGTAGGGTCGCCTTGACCTATCGTTATGTGGCTGAGGGATTGCCAGCCATTCCTATGAAGTTAAAGATAGAAATCAATACCCAGGAACACTTTACAGTGCTGGCTCATCATCAAAA
The genomic region above belongs to Legionella micdadei and contains:
- a CDS encoding nucleotidyl transferase AbiEii/AbiGii toxin family protein yields the protein MIPTRFITQWQAHAPWAFERQIEQDLIICRALVELFNDPLIAESIAFRGGTALYKLFIDKPARYSEDIDLVQLKSEPVGPVLDAIRTHLDPWLGKPNSKRSQGRVALTYRYVAEGLPAIPMKLKIEINTQEHFTVLAHHQKLFSISSDWFSGEAKILTYQLEELLGTKLRALYQRKKGRDLFDLWYVDSQIECNHQEIVRIFQHYVQQQNLTISKAQFEENIAQKMSSELFIRDMEPLLVSGLNWDINDAAKHVKEKLLSSLPGESWKGAE